A genomic region of Terriglobia bacterium contains the following coding sequences:
- a CDS encoding dipeptidase: MDRREFLKSTLTVTAGMAGLARFAAAQSGGVDALYDHALVIDALSIENWDDAGIAAWKASGYTAIQTSLSTGNLAIAIKSLDQWKSRFQQHPEVFIHCLHAADIERAKRESKLAVMLGFQDGTIIEEDVANLDKLYQAGTRCIQLTYNARNLLGDGCTERTNAGLSDFGIQCVEKMNQLGIIVDLSHCGEQTSADGIAFSRRPPAFTHTMCKALYFHPRAKPDELLRALADRGGMTGIVALGYFVSPNPKATVEDYLNHIDHAVKICGIDHVGLATDFQIRGIEVSATRENWYLPRLTEFKPSYNVRWPPWIPELDKPARFRNVVRGLEKRGYKAADIERILGRNWFNYFHQILDA; encoded by the coding sequence ATGGACAGACGCGAGTTTCTAAAATCGACGCTCACAGTGACTGCCGGCATGGCCGGCCTCGCACGGTTTGCCGCGGCACAGTCCGGCGGGGTGGATGCGCTTTACGATCATGCTTTGGTAATCGATGCTCTCTCGATCGAAAATTGGGACGACGCGGGAATCGCTGCCTGGAAAGCCTCCGGGTATACGGCAATCCAGACCAGCCTCTCGACCGGGAACCTCGCAATCGCCATAAAAAGCCTGGACCAGTGGAAATCGCGATTCCAGCAGCATCCGGAGGTGTTCATTCACTGCCTCCACGCCGCCGACATCGAAAGAGCCAAACGCGAGTCAAAGCTCGCCGTGATGCTCGGATTCCAGGACGGCACGATCATCGAGGAAGACGTCGCCAATCTCGACAAGCTCTATCAGGCCGGCACCCGTTGCATTCAGCTCACCTACAACGCTCGCAATCTGCTGGGCGACGGCTGCACGGAACGGACCAATGCCGGTCTTTCCGACTTCGGCATTCAGTGTGTCGAGAAGATGAACCAGCTCGGGATCATCGTAGACCTGTCTCACTGCGGCGAACAGACCAGCGCGGACGGCATCGCCTTCTCACGCCGCCCTCCGGCCTTCACGCACACCATGTGCAAGGCGCTCTATTTCCACCCGCGCGCCAAACCAGACGAATTGTTGCGCGCGCTCGCCGATCGCGGAGGCATGACGGGCATAGTCGCACTGGGGTATTTCGTGAGCCCGAACCCGAAAGCGACGGTCGAAGATTACCTCAATCACATCGATCACGCGGTGAAGATCTGCGGCATCGACCATGTCGGCCTGGCCACCGACTTCCAGATTCGTGGCATCGAGGTATCCGCCACCCGCGAGAACTGGTATCTTCCCCGGCTCACGGAATTCAAGCCTTCGTACAACGTTCGCTGGCCGCCCTGGATTCCCGAGTTGGACAAGCCCGCGAGATTCCGCAACGTGGTCCGAGGGCTCGAAAAGAGAGGGTACAAAGCCGCCGATATCGAGAGGATTCTAGGCCGGAACTGGTTCAATTATTTTCACCAGATTTTGGACGCATAG
- a CDS encoding PEGA domain-containing protein, which produces MFTKKQLASMMALGLLLGTVPASGQTDPKSGKKEQTASGAATVKAFHTPRIRFGGFTFGAGYSRFSGRFPFYPFYPYSYYAPWYYDNFYPYYYGAYSPLWYHSGWYTGFARGPYMGEVKLRSNIQDAEVFLNDGFAGKIKDLKTVWLDPGVYDLKIQADSYAPYTVRIYVLSGKTLKVDARLAPQKEP; this is translated from the coding sequence ATGTTCACGAAAAAGCAGTTAGCTTCTATGATGGCACTGGGCCTCCTCCTGGGAACGGTGCCCGCATCCGGACAGACCGACCCGAAGAGCGGGAAAAAAGAGCAGACTGCAAGCGGCGCTGCCACCGTAAAGGCTTTCCACACCCCTCGAATCAGGTTTGGAGGCTTCACCTTCGGCGCCGGATACAGCCGCTTCTCGGGACGTTTCCCGTTTTACCCTTTCTACCCGTACTCGTACTACGCGCCCTGGTACTATGACAACTTCTATCCCTACTATTATGGCGCCTATTCCCCATTGTGGTATCACTCGGGCTGGTACACAGGATTTGCCCGCGGGCCGTACATGGGGGAGGTCAAGCTCCGGTCCAATATCCAGGACGCCGAAGTATTTCTGAATGATGGGTTCGCGGGAAAAATCAAGGACCTGAAAACCGTGTGGTTGGACCCGGGAGTCTACGATCTGAAGATTCAAGCCGACAGCTATGCACCCTACACGGTGCGCATATACGTGCTGAGCGGCAAGACCCTGAAAGTCGACGCAAGACTGGCACCTCAAAAGGAGCCCTGA
- a CDS encoding SAM-dependent methyltransferase, with the protein MISRIKASRKGRDAAGKGCQVLIHPDETQDRLTSKLRIIQKRRGHRAAADDTLLAWAAARACPDAVRILDLGSGKGTVAMLLLQRLPRCRVIGLEALEVSHNLAVRNTLLNGLADRWEPRLGDLRDPSMLAGEPSFDLVTGAPPFMPVGSGVMPSDAQRAAGRFELRGGVREYAETAARHLALRGRVVLLVDGLRQSRARAEQALAAAGLFPHAIVAARPCPDRKPIYWILEASPEPGPTTEESLCMRPACGNRYSPEYQAIRREMDCVIERFPDSQPAGLP; encoded by the coding sequence ATGATATCGCGGATCAAGGCCTCCCGTAAAGGTCGCGATGCCGCAGGAAAGGGATGCCAGGTGCTGATCCATCCGGACGAGACGCAGGACCGTCTTACTTCGAAGCTACGCATCATCCAGAAGCGCCGCGGCCACCGGGCTGCGGCCGACGACACCTTGCTGGCATGGGCCGCGGCGCGGGCATGCCCCGATGCGGTCCGGATCCTCGACCTGGGCAGCGGCAAGGGCACGGTGGCCATGCTGCTGCTCCAGCGCCTGCCCCGCTGCCGCGTGATCGGTTTGGAGGCGCTGGAGGTGAGCCACAATCTCGCCGTGCGCAACACTCTGCTGAACGGTCTCGCGGATCGCTGGGAGCCGCGGCTCGGCGACCTGCGCGATCCGTCCATGCTGGCGGGTGAGCCCTCGTTCGATCTTGTCACGGGCGCGCCGCCGTTCATGCCCGTTGGGAGCGGCGTCATGCCCAGCGACGCCCAGCGTGCGGCCGGCCGCTTCGAACTTAGAGGAGGAGTCCGGGAGTACGCCGAGACTGCGGCCAGACACTTGGCACTGCGCGGGAGAGTCGTGCTCCTGGTGGACGGCCTTAGGCAGTCGCGTGCTCGGGCTGAGCAAGCACTCGCCGCAGCGGGTCTCTTCCCGCACGCCATTGTGGCCGCGCGTCCCTGCCCAGACCGGAAGCCGATCTACTGGATTCTCGAGGCCAGCCCCGAGCCTGGACCGACGACCGAGGAGTCGCTCTGCATGAGGCCCGCTTGCGGCAACCGGTATTCTCCGGAATACCAAGCCATCCGCCGGGAAATGGACTGCGTCATCGAAAGGTTCCCTGACAGCCAGCCGGCCGGTTTGCCTTGA